The following proteins are co-located in the Megalobrama amblycephala isolate DHTTF-2021 linkage group LG12, ASM1881202v1, whole genome shotgun sequence genome:
- the traf1 gene encoding TNF receptor-associated factor 1, which produces MASGSAASDPSLNGVSSTPGENEYPSGFPQSICDEVPKEKYLCSNCNNVLNKARQTVCGHRYCLACVNWLVRNNKDLVCTKCKEDHSVESDTSVLTLDQFFNDAAINKEILDLKVHCANQGCPWRSTLKNFEDHQSQCEYALIPCNIGCGIMVQRKTLATHLERGCPNNKTTCPSCAGVLTPRELQKHVCSSSSDKKTAKADKRQKNNHSGSSKKKEPCVFSEVGCPFKGNADKVKEHESCSHVGHLQLLLDVTRALQRTLSSPAERRHHESPDFLQPGLCGASLSSPIEGEIETDGGDPGVSDKAFSLHDDQVELAVGQQLDALQQRVQVMENIISALNREVEKTQLSVVALERDNYNSQQIIQHLETKVAEQQQRLARKDIHITSLQQCISAQQDVSYDGTFLWRLCDVSQKLREAASGHKISQYSPAFYTARYGFKVCMRLYLNGDGVGKGTHISLFFVIMKGEYDPILSWPFRHKVTFFLIDQNQREHVIDAFRPDLSSASFHRPVSEMNVASGCPLFFPLGKLRSPKHNYCKDDTIYIKCVVDTSS; this is translated from the exons ATGGCTTCAGGATCAGCTGCTTCAGACCCGTCCTTAAACGGGGTTTCGTCCACACCGGGTGAGAACGAGTACCCGTCGGGTTTCCCTCAGAGCATCTGCGATGAGGTCCCCAAAGAGAAGTACTTGTGCAGCAACTGTAACAATGTGTTGAATAAAGCGCGTCAAACGGTGTGCGGTCACCGCTACTGCCTCGCGTGCGTCAACTGGCTGGTAAG AAACAACAAGGACCTTGTGTGCACAAAATGTAAAGAGGATCACAGTGTTGAGAGTGACACTAGTGTACTGACTCTTGACCAA TTTTTCAATGATGCGGCTATCAATAAAGAAATTTTGGATCTGAAAGTTCACTGTGCTAACCAAGGCTGCCCCTGGAGAAGCACCCTGAAGAACTTTGAG GACCATCAGAGTCAGTGTGAGTATGCCCTGATCCCTTGCAATATCGGCTGTGGCATAATGGTGCAGAGGAAGACATTGGCCACGCATCTGGAGAGGGGCTGTCCCAACAACAAGACCACATGTCCCTCTTGTGCCGGTGTCCTGACACCGAGAGAACTCCAG AAACATGTATGTTCCAGTTCAAGCGATAAGAAGACGGCAAAGGCAGATAAACGGCAAAAG AATAATCACTCGGGCAGCTCAAAAAAGAAAGAGCCATGCGTTTTCTCAGAAGTTGGTTGTCCGTTTAAG GGTAATGCAGACAAAGTAAAAGAACATGAGTCCTGCAGCCATGTGGGCCATCTCCAGCTTCTCTTGGATGTGACCAGGGCCCTTCAGCGTACCTTGAGTTCCCCAGCTGAGCGACGCCACCACGAAAGCCCTGATTTTCTTCAGCCTGGACTGTGTGGTGCGTCCCTCTCTTCTCCGATTGAGGGCGAGATTGAGACCGACGGAGGAGATCCAGGAGTGAGTGATAAGGCCTTCAGCCTCCACGATGATCAGGTTGAACTTGCCGTAGGCCAGCAACTGGACGCCCTACAGCAGAGAGTGCAGGTTATGGAGAACATCATCTCAGCTTTGAATCGAGAGGTGGAGAAGACGCAGCTCAGTGTTGTCGCACTGGAGAGGGACAATTACAACAGTCAGCAGATCATTCAGCACTTAGAAACTAAG GTAGCCGAGCAGCAGCAGAGGCTGGCCAGGAAAGACATTCACATCACTTCATTGCAGCAGTGTATCAGCGCCCAGCAGGATGTCTCATATGATGGCACCTTTCTTTGGCGGTTGTGTGATGTCAGCCAGAAACTGAGAGAGGCTGCCAGTGGCCACAAGATCAGTCAATACTCACCAG CTTTCTACACCGCCAGGTATGGATTTAAAGTCTGCATGCGGCTCTATTTGAATGGAGATGGGGTTGGAAAGGGAACGCACATCTCTCTTTTCTTTGTTATAATGAAAGGAGAATATGACCCCATTCTTTCATGGCCATTCAGACACAAG GTAACGTTCTTTCTCATAGATCAGAACCAGAGGGAGCATGTCATCGACGCTTTCCGTCCCGACCTCTCCTCTGCATCTTTCCACCGCCCCGTCTCAGAGATGAATGTGGCCAGCGGGTGCCCACTGTTCTTCCCTCTGGGGAAATTGAGGTCGCCCAAGCACAACTACTGCAAGGATGACACGATCTATATCAAGTGCGTGGTGGACACCTCCTCTTGA